In Bdellovibrionales bacterium, the following proteins share a genomic window:
- the guaB gene encoding IMP dehydrogenase translates to MSDLIPQAFTYDDVLLLPQYSEVTPSEINTSSFFARNVFLKVPVIAAAMDTVTEHKTARVMAQIGGLGILHKNMSIANQALEVERVKKYESGMILDPITMHPENRVSDAMKLMQRYSISGVPITVDGKLVGILTNRDLRFETNLDQPISNIMTKESLVTAEVGTTLEQAKVILHRHRIEKLPVVDNQGKLRGLITIKDIEKAQTFPQATKDDHGRLLVGAAVGVDSTSRERVAALVHAGCDVITVDTAHGHSLNVMKMVDFVSKEFPNVILVAGNVVTAEGTTDLLKRGVDVVKVGVGPGSICTTRVVSGVGMPQISAIFECAKAAKKLGRTIIADGGIKFSGDVTKALAMGASTVMVGNMLAGADESPGETILYQGRTYKVYRGMGSLGAMKDGSKDRYFQEDVNDMSKLVPEGIEGKVPYRGSLSGIIHQLIGGLRSGMGYLGAQTIDELQKRAKFVRVSPQGLRESHVHDVSITKEAPNYRLD, encoded by the coding sequence ATGTCTGATTTGATTCCCCAGGCATTCACCTACGATGATGTTTTGTTGTTGCCTCAATATTCGGAAGTGACCCCTTCAGAAATCAATACGAGCAGTTTTTTTGCTCGGAATGTTTTTCTTAAAGTTCCGGTTATTGCAGCGGCAATGGACACTGTGACAGAACACAAGACAGCTCGAGTGATGGCCCAAATTGGGGGGCTTGGTATTCTTCATAAAAATATGTCGATTGCAAATCAGGCTCTTGAAGTTGAAAGAGTGAAAAAATATGAAAGTGGAATGATCTTGGATCCTATCACAATGCACCCTGAGAATCGAGTTTCAGATGCCATGAAGTTGATGCAAAGATATTCGATATCTGGCGTACCTATCACGGTGGATGGGAAGCTGGTTGGAATCTTGACAAATCGTGACCTGCGGTTTGAAACAAATCTTGATCAACCAATTTCGAATATTATGACCAAGGAAAGTCTTGTAACGGCAGAAGTCGGAACAACTTTGGAGCAGGCAAAGGTGATACTTCACCGCCACCGCATTGAAAAACTACCGGTCGTGGACAATCAAGGAAAGTTGAGAGGCCTGATTACCATTAAAGATATTGAGAAGGCGCAGACGTTTCCGCAAGCCACAAAAGATGATCATGGTCGTTTGCTTGTTGGGGCGGCCGTCGGAGTCGATTCAACGAGTCGTGAGCGAGTTGCTGCTTTGGTGCACGCGGGATGTGATGTAATTACGGTGGATACAGCTCATGGACATTCATTAAATGTAATGAAAATGGTCGATTTTGTTTCGAAGGAATTTCCTAATGTCATTTTAGTGGCTGGTAACGTCGTGACGGCAGAAGGGACAACAGATTTGCTTAAGCGAGGCGTTGATGTTGTAAAGGTGGGAGTTGGGCCTGGCAGTATTTGTACGACTCGTGTTGTGAGCGGCGTTGGTATGCCCCAAATTTCGGCAATATTTGAGTGTGCTAAGGCGGCGAAAAAGCTGGGTCGGACGATCATCGCTGACGGTGGGATTAAATTTTCAGGAGATGTCACCAAGGCGCTGGCAATGGGTGCCTCGACCGTTATGGTGGGCAATATGTTGGCGGGTGCGGATGAAAGTCCTGGTGAGACAATATTGTACCAGGGCCGTACCTACAAAGTTTATCGAGGCATGGGCAGTCTTGGTGCCATGAAAGACGGATCTAAAGATCGCTACTTCCAAGAAGATGTCAATGACATGTCAAAGCTCGTTCCGGAGGGAATCGAAGGGAAGGTGCCCTATCGGGGCAGCTTGAGTGGAATTATTCATCAGCTCATAGGTGGCTTAAGGTCGGGAATGGGTTATCTTGGCGCTCAAACAATTGATGAGCTTCAAAAAAGAGCGAAATTTGTGCGAGTGTCCCCGCAAGGGCTTCGTGAGTCTCATGTACACGATGTGAGTATTACGAAAGAAGCACCTAACTATCGGTTAGATTAG
- the guaA gene encoding glutamine-hydrolyzing GMP synthase, with product MEGGFLILDFGSQYTQLIARRLRELNVFSELLPYDMATEEIRQRKPKGIILSGGPSSVNEEGAPERAIKELAEIAPVLGICYGMQLIAQQYGGQVESAERREYGLNVVKWKKLIAKVPKEQNVWMSHGDIVNKVPLGFETVASSAFDYPAAIVSPRIWGFQFHPEVSHTEHGMELLKAFVFDHCGAQRDWTAPSIAQRLIENLKTRIPDGEHVLCAMSGGVDSTVVGTLLTRALGADRVHCVFVDNGLLRKGEYDQVLQTYKTIGLNVVGVDSSALFLDKLKGVFDPEKKRKIIGHTFIDVFKKSISEIGPIDWLAQGTLYPDVIESISLRGTSVTIKSHHNVGGLPKDLNLKLVEPLRELFKDEVRSIGLELGIPRDVLWRHPFPGPGLAIRVLDEVTESNLSILKDVDAIYVDELKAKGLYDKIWQAFCVLLPVKSVGVQGDSRTYERVVAIRAVTSTDGMTADWYSFPTEFLRQLSNRITNEVRGVNRVVYDVTSKPPGTIEWE from the coding sequence ATGGAAGGTGGATTTCTTATTCTTGATTTTGGTTCACAGTACACTCAATTGATTGCGCGTCGCCTGCGCGAGCTGAATGTGTTTTCGGAACTTCTTCCTTACGATATGGCTACAGAAGAAATCAGACAGCGAAAACCGAAAGGGATCATATTGAGTGGGGGACCTTCCTCAGTCAATGAAGAGGGCGCGCCTGAGCGAGCAATCAAAGAACTAGCCGAAATAGCTCCAGTTCTGGGTATTTGCTACGGTATGCAGCTGATTGCCCAGCAATACGGCGGTCAGGTTGAAAGTGCCGAAAGACGAGAATATGGACTTAACGTGGTCAAATGGAAGAAGCTGATCGCGAAAGTTCCCAAAGAACAAAACGTCTGGATGAGTCACGGGGATATTGTGAACAAAGTCCCCCTCGGTTTTGAAACCGTGGCCTCCAGTGCCTTTGATTATCCAGCAGCGATTGTCAGCCCACGTATCTGGGGTTTTCAGTTTCACCCTGAGGTGAGTCACACTGAACATGGGATGGAGCTGCTTAAGGCCTTTGTATTTGATCACTGCGGGGCTCAGCGTGATTGGACGGCTCCCTCTATTGCTCAACGTCTGATTGAGAACCTAAAGACAAGAATTCCAGATGGTGAACATGTGCTGTGTGCAATGAGTGGAGGAGTTGATTCCACCGTCGTTGGAACGCTCTTAACGAGGGCTCTCGGTGCTGATCGGGTTCATTGTGTCTTTGTAGACAATGGATTATTGCGAAAGGGCGAATATGATCAGGTCTTGCAGACATACAAGACAATTGGGCTAAATGTTGTCGGAGTAGACAGTTCGGCTTTGTTTTTGGATAAGCTCAAAGGAGTCTTCGATCCAGAAAAGAAACGAAAAATTATTGGTCACACATTTATTGATGTTTTTAAAAAATCAATTTCGGAAATCGGTCCTATCGACTGGTTAGCTCAGGGGACCCTTTACCCCGACGTCATTGAAAGTATTTCGCTCCGAGGCACGAGCGTGACCATTAAATCTCACCATAACGTCGGTGGTTTACCCAAGGACTTGAATCTCAAGTTAGTCGAACCTCTTCGTGAGCTTTTTAAAGATGAAGTGCGGTCTATTGGCTTAGAGTTAGGGATACCTCGTGATGTCCTATGGAGACATCCATTTCCAGGGCCAGGGTTGGCCATTCGGGTGCTTGATGAAGTGACTGAAAGCAATTTGAGCATTTTAAAAGATGTAGATGCGATTTACGTAGATGAATTAAAGGCCAAAGGTCTCTATGATAAAATTTGGCAAGCTTTCTGCGTTCTTTTGCCAGTAAAATCAGTGGGAGTTCAAGGGGATTCTCGAACCTATGAGAGAGTGGTGGCAATTCGGGCTGTCACTTCAACTGATGGGATGACAGCCGACTGGTACTCCTTTCCAACCGAGTTTTTGCGTCAATTATCCAACAGAATTACCAATGAGGTCAGAGGAGTCAATCGTGTTGTCTATGACGTGACATCAAAGCCGCCAGGAACGATTGAGTGGGAATAA